The following proteins come from a genomic window of Gimesia chilikensis:
- a CDS encoding DUF309 domain-containing protein: MVYPVAEVVRLLPSSRLPEYTFVPGKSLPHPYRDPKGHSYGNKPKPPKALTQENWMEHRNYLNAIDFFNLGYYWEAHDEWERLLRVCGPDSIPGRFLKGLVKLSAAGIKVREGSIHGVRRHAASAGEVFADVAAESNADHYCGLELTRLQFAADRAAQLKYPDDLTMGEPIRVFPFLLEPEPFPLG; this comes from the coding sequence ATGGTTTATCCTGTTGCTGAAGTTGTACGTTTACTGCCATCATCCCGACTGCCTGAATATACGTTTGTGCCTGGCAAGAGTTTGCCACATCCCTACCGTGATCCCAAGGGCCACAGCTACGGTAATAAGCCGAAGCCTCCCAAGGCGCTCACGCAGGAAAACTGGATGGAGCACCGGAACTATCTGAACGCGATCGACTTCTTCAACCTGGGCTACTACTGGGAAGCCCACGATGAATGGGAGCGTCTGTTACGCGTCTGTGGTCCGGATTCGATTCCAGGCCGATTCCTGAAGGGACTGGTCAAGCTGTCCGCTGCGGGTATCAAAGTTCGCGAAGGCAGTATTCATGGTGTGCGTCGTCATGCTGCTTCCGCTGGTGAAGTATTTGCAGACGTGGCCGCAGAGTCAAACGCCGATCATTACTGTGGTCTGGAACTGACTCGCTTGCAGTTCGCCGCAGACCGGGCTGCTCAGTTGAAGTATCCCGATGACCTGACGATGGGCGAACCGATTCGGGTCTTCCCCTTCCTGCTGGAACCGGAACCGTTCCCGCTGGGCTAG